A single genomic interval of Argopecten irradians isolate NY chromosome 8, Ai_NY, whole genome shotgun sequence harbors:
- the LOC138328901 gene encoding uncharacterized protein has protein sequence MAGRMGKIDNFDDSVESWKCYQERLEQFFKANEVPNGKKVPVLLSVIGGKPYSILHDLVAPDLPGDKSYGDLVGVLNGHFNPQPLQIAERFRFHKRDQKSGESIREFNAAIRKLSEHCGFGQSLDETLRDRLVCGLRNDNIQKKLLSEDNLTYKNALDIAIAMETASRDAVELQRE, from the coding sequence ATGGCTGGACGCATGGGGAAAATCGACAACTTTGACGATTCCGTCGAGTCGTGGAAGTGTTATCAGGAACGTCTGGAACAATTTTTTAAGGCAAATGAGGTGCCAAATGGAAAAAAAGTTCCGGTGTTGTTGAGTGTTATTGGCGGGAAACCGTATTCCATCCTGCATGACTTGGTTGCACCAGATTTACCGGGTGATAAATCGTATGGAGATTTGGTCGGCGTCTTAAATGGACATTTTAACCCTCAACCGCTACAGATAGCCGAGCGTTTTAGGTTTCACAAGAGAGACCAGAAGTCGGGTGAGTCGATCAGAGAATTCAATGCAGCCATACGAAAATTAAGTGAGCATTGTGGGTTTGGACAGTCTTTGGATGAAACTTTGAGAGACAGATTAGTGTGTGGTCTACGTAATGACAATATACAAAAGAAACTGCTGTCTGAAGATAATCTGACCTATAAAAACGCGTTAGATATTGCAATTGCAATGGAAACTGCATCCCGAGATGCTGTGGAACTTCAGAGGGAATAG